Proteins from one Diorhabda carinulata isolate Delta chromosome 10, icDioCari1.1, whole genome shotgun sequence genomic window:
- the LOC130898567 gene encoding uncharacterized protein LOC130898567: MALSTTQKICGRLAGILGTLQGLTWASLSLTSIIMYYENDNDGTNTTYSLNNGLYEYYLDKASNEPWRTIRSSDFIILMWIYFFISVAWSTISLDLFLAIKYNKTRYTFLKITWGILTIAISVIDLVLTALLLRDYLNCQNNNETEYDELICHTVIGTVMCLASRGFVLWIMNATLAISEIVSGIKIVSGRQIVNGRSDITIPRAKLDRGQDGGSLDLNTRFSSFPTGNQTPPVNSFNQREYRY, translated from the exons ATGGCGCTATCCACCACACAAAAAATATGCGGCAGATTAGCAGGTATACTAGGAACG TTGCAAGGATTAACATGGGCCAGTTTGTCGTTAACATCAATCATTATGTACTACGAAAATGATAACGACGGTACAAATACTACATATTCTTTAAATAACGGTTTATACGAATATTATTTAG ATAAAGCTTCAAACGAACCTTGGAGAACAATTAGATCGAGCGATTTTATTATTCTCATGTggatatacttttttataagcGTCGCTTGGTCCACTATAtctttagatttatttttag ctattaaatataataaaacaagatatacgtttttgaaaataacgtgGGGAATACTTACGATTGCAATATCAGTTATTGATTTGGTATTAACTGCATTGCTGTTGAGGGACTATTtaaattgtcaaaataataatgaaacgGAGTATGACGAATTGATTTGCCATACTGTAATCGGTACCGTTATGTGTTTAGCCTCACGAGGTTTCGTCTTGTGGATTATGAACGCTACATTGGCCATATCAGAAATTGTATCTGGTATAAAA attgtcAGTGGTAGACAAATTGTAAATGGACGTAG cgATATTACGATTCCCAGAGCTAAATTAGATAGGGGTCAAGATGGTGGTTCTTTGGATTTGAATACAAGATTTTCGTCGTTTCCTACTGGTAATCAAACACCGCCGGTAAATTCGTTCAATCAACGAGAATacagatattaa
- the LOC130898459 gene encoding uncharacterized protein LOC130898459 — translation MLKITLAIIYLIGFIVAVPLQPKEDDFTFLPKTDKPDSVEALENSRETDNLTGSNNSSDLFVVKTIVYEIGILTDAENDTNFDNKTHEQIDVSFFDPKSNDTFIDLSNIPVPYQTNVNGVSVTGFIPANFGNLAKNKNGTVTVEGSNFPLLPDKQVKVIHNVSTSNKNESEYVLSGLSDILGLPDWLGKSKEKNEDASLENKSDTSES, via the exons atgttgaaaataacatTAGCGATAATTTATTTGATCGGTTTTATAGTCGCAGTGCCCTTACAACCTAAAGAAGACGATTTTACGTTTCTACCTAAAACTGATAAACCTGACTCTGTTGAAGCGTTAGAAAATTCTCGAGAAACCGATAATTTAACTGGTAGCAATAACTCTTCAGATCT ATTCGTTGTAAAAACCATCGTTTACGAAATAGGAATTTTAACGGACGCCGAAAACGATACAAATTTCGATAATAAAAC tcaCGAACAAATAGACGTGTCATTTTTCGATCCGAAATCCAACGATACTTTCATCGATTTATCCAATATTCCGGTACCGTATCAAACGAACGTAAACGGAGTATCTGTTACCGGATTTATTCCTGCTAATTTCGGTAATTTGGCCAAAAACAAAAACGGTACAGTCACAGTAGAAGGTTCAAACTTTCCTTTACTTCCCGATAAACAAGTGAAAGTAATACACAATGTAAGTACTTCTAATAAAAACGAAAGCGAATACGTTTTATCCGGATTGTCGGATATATTAGGATTACCGGATTGGTTAGGTAAAtctaaggaaaaaaatgaagatgctAGTCTAGAAAATAAAAGTGATACTAGTGAAAGTtga
- the LOC130898676 gene encoding cyclin-dependent kinase 7: MVTMENKLKKYEKIEFLGEGQFATVYKARDVDTDNIVAVKKIKIGSRQEAQDGINRTALREIKLLQELHHINIIGLLDVFGHMSNVSLVFDFMDTDLEVVIKDNTIILTTANIKSYILQTLHGLEYLHLNWVLHRDLKPNNLLVNSSGVLKIGDFGLAKLYGSPNRINTHQVVTRWYRAPELLFGAKQYSTCVDMWAVGCILAELLLRVPIFPGESDIDQLTKIFDVFGNPTEENWPGMKTLSDYIEFKPFNQIPLKMIFTAAGDDLLDLIQGLLVLNPIKRKSCTECLQMPFFSNKPAPTVGSKLPLPQSLRKTRDPDKPSLKRKLMDSAEGGSLSKRLFF; this comes from the exons atggtaaCTATggaaaataagttgaaaaaatacGAGAAAATCGAATTTCTTGGTGAAGGTCAGTTCGCAACAGTTTATAAAGCCAGAGATGTAGACACCGATAATATAGTGGCGgtaaaaaagattaaaatagGAAGCCGACAGGAGGCTCAAGACGGTATAAATCGAACCGCTCTTAGagaaatcaaattattacaaGAATTACACCATATTAATATAATAGGGCTTCTAGATGTATTCGGTCACATGTCTAACGTATCGCTGGTATTCGATTTTATGGATACGGATCTAGAAGTAGTTATTAAAGACAATACAATCATATTAACTACAGCTAATATTAAGTCGTATATATTACAAACTCTTCACGGCTTAGAATATCTTCATTTAAATTGG GTTCTCCATAGAGATTTAAAACCgaataatttattagttaatTCTAGCGGAGTTTTAAAAATAGGAGATTTTGGTTTAGCGAAATTGTATGGGTCTCCTAATAGGATAAATACTCATCAAGTAGTTACTAGGTGGTATCGAGCACCAGAACTTCTTTTTGGTGCTAAACAATACAGTACTTGTGTCGATATGTGGGCTGTGGGGTGTATCTTAGCGGAATTGTTACTTCGAGTACCGATATTTCCTGGCGAATCAGATATCGATCAGTTAACGAAAATTTTCGACG tatttggTAATCCGACCGAGGAAAATTGGCCGGGTATGAAAACGTTATCAGATTATATAGAATTTAAACCGTTCAATCAGATACCTTTGAAGATGATATTTACAGCTGCCGGTGATGATTTGTTGGATTTAATTCAGGGGTTGTTGGTTTTGAATCCGATTAAGAGAAAAAGTTGTACGGAATGTTTACAGATGCCGTTTTTTAGTAATAAACCAGCTCCTACGGTCGGTTCTAAGTTACCTCTACCTCAGAGCTTGAGGAAAACCAGAGATCCTGATAAACCGTCTTTAAAAAGGAAGTTAATGGATTCCGCGGAAGGCGGAAGCTTatcaaaacgattatttttttga
- the LOC130898677 gene encoding eukaryotic translation initiation factor 3 subunit I: MKPIILQGHERAITQIKYNREGDLLFSASKGNKPDVWYSLNGERLGTFNGHQGAVWCIDVDWTSTRFMSGAGDNTCKIWDCETGKEIGNIPSASSVRTCMFSYSANMAVYTTDKAMRQPCEIFIIDTRIVDESTGSQQPILRIPISGHRVSSILWDNLDESIITGHENGELIQWDLKTGKQINKVKEHDLLINDMQWNKDQTMFITASKDHTAKLFDAKDLLLLKTYKTERPVNSASISPILDHVVLGGGQDAMDVTTTSTRVGKFDSRFFHLVFEEEFGRVKGHFGPINSVAFHPDGKSYSSGGEDGFVRVHTFDSSYFEYNFDY, encoded by the exons ATG aaacCTATTATATTGCAAGGGCACGAACGTGCCATCACCCAAATCAAATACAACAGAGAAGGAGATCTTCTATTTTCGGCATCTAAAGGTAATAAACCCGACGTATGGTATTCATTAAACGGTGAACGATTAGGTACATTCAACGGTCATCAAGGAGCTGTTTGGTGTATAGACGTCGATTGGACGTCCACTAGATTTATGTCCGGTGCTGGTGACAATACTTGCAAAATATGGGATTGCGAAACCGGTAAAGAAATTGGCAATATACCGTCGGCTTCTTCAGTTCGAACATGTATGTTCAGTTATTCGGCTAATATGGCCGTATATACCACCGATAAAGCTATGAGACAACCGTGCGAGATATTTATTATCGATACCAGAATCGTAGATGAAAGTACTGGTAGTCAACAACCAATTTTGAGAATACCCATATCAGGACATAGAGTATCATCGATTTTATGGGATAATTTGGATGAAAGTATTATAACTGGTCACGAAAACGGAGAACTCATACAATGGGACTTGAAA actggtaaacaaataaataaagttaaagaACATGATCTTCTAATTAACGATATGCAATGGAATAAAGATCAAACAATGTTTATAACCGCATCTAAAGATCACACTGCTAAACTTTTTGATGCCAAAGATTTACTACTACTGAAAACTTATAAAACTGAAAGACCCGTCAATTCCGCATCTATAAGTCCGATATTGGATCACGTAGTACTAGGGGGAGGACAAGATGCTATGGATGTAACTACTACATCTACAAGGGTGGGAAAGTTTGATTCCAG GTTTTTCCATTTGGTTTTCGAGGAAGAATTCGGAAGAGTTAAAGGTCACTTTGGTCCCATTAATAGTGTCGCTTTCCATCCAGATGGTAAAAGTTATAGTTCAGGGGGAGAGGATGGTTTCGTTAGAGTACATACTTTTGATTCTTCTTACTTTGaatacaattttgattattaa
- the LOC130898458 gene encoding uncharacterized protein LOC130898458: MCCQSNAKGIFIAIWTIIQTSFHIVFVLGGYYICQFKPAHYLVFVLYITYFYDYDKCGSLSVSPENYSFPKTLKGESKLADLRRNSTENEDDLYKIIDTIMEQANFPRQTYPYFRTRTYIFLYAVHDCCWIMSSFLLFVGICFQVKKCLSVLFYGPWLLSCGIGLLLDVVAAVHFGLDMLYIHNYTSWLNFIGVENYKDFRKFDNYYSSNFVPFASSVIMVAFFSRLLAFWALNIVTFFSINSHFVMAYVDSDSSSKQSSNRRTKNAIDSSELRIRNWQMFYGTVDTSSRDSSIHSDKDYDSSKGGISLMMSATRRKHSDNNSPRPVAGNSTTRYSIDSNIEYLSGTNSSPNVTSSYIRFPDVVDSMDNKSRKYSSDSIRREVPWSYLRYNEKFATYGESSKTDSKEKEVRIFNEITGSQFF, translated from the exons ATGTGTTGTCAATCTAACGCCAAAGGAATTTTTATTGCGATATGGACAATC ATACAAACAAGTTTTCACATCGTATTCGTCTTGGGAGGATATTACATCTGCCAATTTAAACCCGCTCATTATTTGGTATTCGTCTTGTACATCACGTATTTTTACG ATTACGATAAATGCGGTTCGCTGTCGGTATCACCGGAAAACTATTCGTTTCCGAAAACGTTAAAAGGTGAATCGAAACTAGCAGATCTTCGAAGAAATTCAACGGAAAACGAAGACGATTTGTATAAGATAATAGATACGATTATGGAACAAGCGAATTTTCCGAGACAAACTTACCCTTATTTCAGGACGCGAACGTACATTTTCTTGTATGCCGTACACGATTGTTGTTGGATAATGAgttcttttttacttttcg TCGGGATATGTTTTCAAGTGAAAAAATGTCTTTCGGTTCTTTTCTACGGACCGTGGTTGTTGAGTTGCGGCATCGGTTTATTATTAGACGTCGTAGCTGCTGTACATTTCGGTTTGGACATGCTTTATATCCAC AATTACACTTCTTGGTTGAATTTTATCGGCGTAGAAAACTACAAGGATTTCAGGAAATTCGATAATTATTACAGTTCAAATTTCGTACCGTTCGCCAGTTCTGTAATAATGGTGGCATTTTTCTCCCGATTATTAGCGTTTTGGGCGTTGAATATCGTCACTTTCTTTTCGATCAATAGTCATTTCGTGATGGCGTACGTCGATTCCGATTCCAGCTCTAAGCAATCGTCGA ATAGACGTACGAAAAACGCGATCGATTCATCGGAATTGAGAATTAGAAATTGGCAAATGTTTTACGGTACCGTAGATACGAGTTCGAGGGACAGTTCTATACATTCCGATAAAGATTACGATTCTTCCAAAGGGGGTATTTCGTTGATGATGTCTGCTACTAGAAGGAAACATTCAGATAATAATAGCCCACGACCTGTGGCAGGAAATAGCACCACTCGGTATAGCATCGATtccaatattgaatatttatcgGGGACTAATAGCAGCCCGAAT gTAACTTCTAGTTATATAAGATTTCCGGATGTGGTGGATAGTATGGATAATAAATCGAGGAAATACAGTAGTGACTCGATAAGACGCGAAGTTCCGTGGTCCTATTTGagatataacgaaaaatttgcTACTTACGGTGAATCTTCAAAGACTGATTCAAAGGAAAAGGAAGTACGAATTTTCAACGAAATAACTGGAA gtCAATTCTTTTGA
- the LOC130898763 gene encoding mucin-2-like: MSFNHIRFNTIKVFVQIGCVGGIIQSLLWIGLSLSSITFYYEDAKNCTSDTDYICIVYNIFINPNGNIYTDEFFVKPYIFQIFSWIYLVLSIFWFIFSLRTLFVVNGSRRRKGISCSIKFWTSVTVLVSITDALLLSGIAVDYQNAQNIFSYSPTTYPITTTFVPTSSSATTPTTSIFTTTTTTQIPTASTTTISTVSTTSAPTTTTSGTQKTTSKSTTSPTTPITTSQISTTSSSTTSTTPSSTSTSISTSTVPTTSKTSTKTTSVSTTSRTTPITSSSTTRSTTSSSTSSSTTRKSTTVSTPTTSTTISSTSRTTPTTSSSTTRSTTPSSTSSSTTRKSTTVSTPTTSTTISSTSSKTSTKPTTVSTTSRTTPTTSSSTTRSTTPSSTSISTTRKSTTVSTPTTSTTISSTSSKTSTKPTTVSTTSRTTPTTSSSTTRSTTPSSTSISTTRKSTTVSTPTTSTTISSTSSKTSTKPTTVSTTSRTTPTTSSSTARSTTSSSTSSSTTRKSTTVSTPTTSTTISSTSRTTPTTSSSTTRSTTPSSTSSSTTRKSTTVSTPTTSTTISSTSSKTSTKPTTVSTTSRTTPTTSSSTTRSTTPSSTSISTTRKSTTVSTPTTSTTISSTSSKTSTKPTTVSTTSRTTPTTSSSTARSTTSSSTSSSTTRKSTTVSTPTTSTTISSTSSKTSTKPTTVSTTSRTTPSTSSSTTRSTTSSSTSSSTTRKSTTISTSTVPTTSKTSTKTTTVSTTSRTTPTTSSSTTRSTTPSSTSSSTTKSTTVSTPTTSTTNSSTSSKTSTKPTTVSTTSRTTPTTSSSTARSTTSSSTFSSTSSKTTTTSQETINVTTSRSPFLQIPKTVRIDTSLRSASFDVAALLNEEDEIVQPNLDVINTSMLIMMSLIARGYVLWLFNCLFVVVMIIIVNNLHRVVRPEIFPIIDTVAMDNSAAFCKTLSFVKIE, from the exons atgagttTCAATCATATTCGTTTTAATACTATTAAAGTTTTCGTTCAAATCGGTTGCGTTGGAGGAATT ATACAAAGTCTGTTATGGATCGGTTTGTCATTATCTTCAATTACTTTTTACTACGAAGACGCGAAAAATTGTACATCGGATACCGATTATATTTGTATCgtctataatatatttatca ATCCTAACGGTAACATTTACACCGATGAATTTTTCGTAAAACCCTATATCTTCCAGATCTTTTCGTGGATATACTTGGTATTGAGtatattttggtttatattttcTCTTCGTACGCTATTTG tTGTCAACGGTAGTCGTCGTCGTAAAGGTATATCGTGTTCGATTAAATTTTGGACAAGTGTAACTGTATTAGTAAGCATTACGGATGCGTTGTTATTAAGCGGAATTGCTGTCGATTATCAAAACGCGCAAAATATCTTCAGTTACTCACCTACCACCTACCCTATCACTACAACTTTTGTACCCACTTCTTCTAGCGCAACCACGCCGACTACATCTATTTTTACTACCACAACAACTACTCAAATTCCTACCGCGTCGACAACGACGATAAGTACTGTTTCGACCACATCAGCTCCAACAACTACAACTTCTGGAACGCAAAAAACGACATCGAAATCTACTACATCTCCAACAACGCCCATAACTACTAGCCAAATTTCTACGACTTCTAGTTCTACCACATCGACTACTCCTAGTTCTACGTCGACAAGTATATCGACTTCTACCGTACCAACAACTTCGAAAACGTCAACAAAAACAACTTCAGTTTCTACTACATCTCGAACAACACCGATAACTTCTAGTTCTACCACACGATCTACAACATCTTCGAGTACTTCTAGCTCTACAACAAGGAAATCGACAACTGTCTCGACGCCTACCACATCAACAACTATTTCGAGTACATCTAGAACAACACCGACAACTTCTAGTTCTACCACACGATCTACAACTCCGTCGAGTACTTCTAGCTCTACAACAAGGAAATCGACAACTGTCTCGACGCCTACTACATCAACAACTATTTCGAGTACATCTTCTAAAACTTCAACAAAACCTACTACAGTTTCTACTACATCTAGAACAACACCGACAACTTCTAGTTCTACCACACGATCTACAACTCCGTCGAGTACTTCTATCTCTACAACAAGGAAATCGACAACTGTCTCGACGCCTACTACATCAACAACTATTTCGAGTACATCTTCTAAAACTTCAACAAAACCTACTACAGTTTCTACTACATCTAGAACAACACCGACAACTTCTAGTTCTACCACACGATCTACAACTCCGTCGAGTACTTCTATCTCTACAACAAGGAAATCGACAACTGTCTCGACGCCTACTACATCAACAACTATTTCGAGTACATCTTCTAAAACTTCAACAAAACCTACTACAGTTTCTACTACATCTAGAACAACACCGACAACTTCTAGTTCTACCGCACGATCTACAACATCTTCGAGTACTTCTAGCTCTACAACAAGGAAATCGACAACTGTCTCGACGCCTACCACATCAACAACTATTTCGAGTACATCTAGAACAACACCGACAACTTCTAGTTCTACCACACGATCTACAACTCCGTCGAGTACTTCTAGCTCTACAACAAGGAAATCGACAACTGTCTCGACGCCTACTACATCAACAACTATTTCGAGTACATCTTCTAAAACTTCAACAAAACCTACTACAGTTTCTACTACATCTAGAACAACACCGACAACTTCTAGTTCTACCACACGATCTACAACTCCGTCGAGTACTTCTATCTCTACAACAAGGAAATCGACAACTGTCTCGACGCCTACTACATCAACAACTATTTCGAGTACATCTTCTAAAACTTCAACAAAACCTACTACAGTTTCTACTACATCTAGAACAACACCGACAACTTCTAGTTCTACCGCACGATCTACAACATCTTCGAGTACTTCTAGCTCTACAACAAGGAAATCGACAACTGTCTCGACGCCTACTACATCAACAACTATTTCGAGTACATCTTCTAAAACTTCAACAAAACCTACTACAGTTTCTACTACATCTAGAACAACACCGTCAACTTCTAGTTCTACCACACGATCTACAACTTCTTCGAGTACTTCTAGCTCTACAACAAGGAAATCGACAACTATATCGACTTCTACCGTACCAACAACTTCGAAAACGTCAACAAAAACAACTACAGTTTCCACTACATCTAGAACAACACCGACAACTTCTAGTTCTACCACACGATCTACAACTCCGTCGAGTACTTCTAGTTCTACAACAAAATCGACAACTGTCTCAACGCCTACCACATCAACAACTAATTCGAGTACATCATCTAAAACTTCAACAAAACCAACCACAGTTTCTACTACATCTCGAACAACACCAACAACTTCTAGCTCAACCGCACGATCTACAACATCTTCGAGTACTTTTAGTTCGACATCTTCAAAAACTACAACAACTAGTCAAGAAACTATAAATGTTACTACATCTCGAAGTCCCTTTTTGCAAATTCCAAAAACTGTTCGTATTGATACCTCTTTAAGGTCGGCAAGTTTTGATGTTGCAGCTTTGTTAAATGAAGAGGACGAGATTGTGCag CCTAATCTGGATGTTATAAATACTTCGATGTTAATTATGATGTCTTTGATTGCCAGAGGATACGTTTTATGGTTATTTAATTGCTTATTCGTCGTGGTGatgataattattgtaaataatttacatAGGGTT
- the LOC130898549 gene encoding caspase-1-like — protein sequence MSVLDENSPSVTDGLFSFKKGIRIELPDAPAPDSDVYKKYRRRGTAIIFNHKYFINDCTTREGTEKDRDALENVLKELMFDVTVYEDLTCEEVSEVLHVVSKMDHSESSCLVISVMSHGDNGILYAKDTYYETEKLWKYFSPLYCPSLAAKPKLFFIQACRGNKTDPGFEVTYVHADSDKKSTDLYTIPVMADILVMYATVEGYYAWRDPSKGSYFVQSLVNEIRKGYKNNKDLLTILTGVNREVAIGFTSVEPNWEVFNRKKEMCCIVSMLTRLFYFN from the exons ATGAGTGTCTTAGACGAAAATTCCCCTTCAGTAACAGAcggattattttctttcaa aaaagGAATACGTATCGAATTGCCCGATGCTCCAGCACCAGATTCAGAcgtttacaaaaaatatagaagaagaGGTACGGCCATAATTTTCAATCACAAATATTTCATCAACGATTGTACAACAAGAGAAGGCACCGAAAAGGATAGGGACGCTCTAGAAAACGTTTTGAAGGAACTTATGTTCGACGTAACGGTGTACGAAGACCTAACTTGCGAAGAAGTTTCAGAAGTATTACATGTTG TGTCGAAAATGGATCATTCTGAATCTTCTTGTCTCGTAATATCGGTAATGTCCCACGGAGATAATGGAATACTTTACGCTAAAGATACTTATTACGAAACCgaaaaattgtggaaatatTTTTCGCCTTTATATTGTCCCAGTTTAGCCGCGAAACcaaagttgttttttattcag GCTTGTAGAGGTAACAAAACGGATCCCGGATTTGAAGTTACGTACGTACACGCCGATTCCGATAAAAAATCGACTGATTTGTATACGATTCCGGTTATGGCAGATATTTTAGTGATGTACGCCACTGTGGAAG GTTATTACGCATGGCGGGATCCGTCTAAGGGAAGTTATTTCGTACAAAGTTTAGTTAACGAAATTAGAAAAggatataaaaacaacaaagatTTGTTAACGATTTTGACCGGCGTTAATAGGGAAGTTGCCATCGGGTTTACTTCGGTTGAACCTAATTGGGAGGTTTTTAACAGGAAGAAAGAAATGTGTTGTATAGTATCAATGTTAACTaggcttttttattttaattga